In Saccharomyces cerevisiae S288C chromosome XV, complete sequence, the following proteins share a genomic window:
- the YRM1 gene encoding Yrm1p (Zinc finger transcription factor involved in multidrug resistance; Zn(2)-Cys(6) zinc finger transcription factor; activates genes involved in multidrug resistance; paralog of Yrr1p, acting on an overlapping set of target genes): MSKRGSLQDRASPSEETVKKAQKRRKPIKSCAFCRKRKLRCDQQKPMCSTCKTRGRSGCLYTEKFTHKIETKELFGSTPNIELLKRIEDLEKRLDDKELTEKDVALSTSPFRNPYANFYYLQCKGSGRRIVYGPTSLRTHLSNDDNRFVNTYNQLWSKVKIERNRWKARHKWTMKPETQLLEGPPLEKTGSDILQQVCNVLPSFEQSSKIITDFFNTELETNEVSEVLDKTKIINDFTSSFLPSDELLPNGERRIEKLLPSTKKNYYKIGVILMILCIRHFYKNTPEEIEKFLIMLTGLSTAKVYFIERAQFLLLKYYHRELIWACGDDSHMISLVDLLCSTAIMLGLHLNIREIYKNQENIVGSMESLENLWVWIILSDFNVSLNIGRCLAINSSYFQVDECENGERLPKNTNNYSSTVFFDQSNSCMGKLKRFLRLARPMLDQIYDRSAFPDLAENCKKLRNFVETEFHPISYYTDSELISKVPLCEIKVLAQVLNLLLTFYSLRYLIYKEKSVVLENNILQTILVSFSLVINTTILCFNLDEKHFPEFFDHNCVHLPPFMALSLVYTNFLFPRASTGFCAFLYHKLTLFEKGYYLSSNIKDQEVTDWDLSTLNIPLDKAMNLLTAFKIHSDIFAKWSNDNNKQLRIIMARSYTFVINIALESIYRAVLEKVIKYRTEVENTWLQQLQDELNGSYSLTDNVNTPIDPSLSDLGVTSASPLAGNSPGLPPEEVRNNSENASHNNETGPIETELAQTISNEFWTAYNLGWEELMSQPDYKYLFDTQ, from the coding sequence ATGAGTAAGCGGGGTAGTTTACAGGATAGAGCTTCCCCATCGGAGGAAACTGTAAAGAAGGCGCAGAAGAGACGGAAACCAATAAAGTCATGCGCTTTTTGtaggaaaaggaaattacGTTGCGACCAGCAGAAGCCAATGTGCTCAACTTGTAAGACGAGGGGTCGTTCTGGTTGCCTGTATACAGAGAAATTCACCCACAAAATAGAAACAAAAGAGTTATTTGGCAGTACTCCGAACATTGAACTGTTGAAAAGGATTGAGGATTTAGAGAAAAGACTAGATGACAAAGAGTTGACGGAGAAGGATGTAGCGCTTAGTACGAGCCCATTTAGGAACCCTTACGCTAATTTTTACTATTTACAATGTAAAGGCTCGGGAAGAAGAATAGTATATGGTCCTACATCTTTGAGAACGCATCTCTCAAACGATGATAATCGGTTTGTAAACACGTATAATCAGCTCTGGTCCAAAGTGAAAATCGAGAGAAACAGATGGAAGGCTAGGCATAAATGGACAATGAAGCCAGAAACTCAACTCCTAGAGGGACCGCCGTTAGAAAAGACAGGCTCTGACATCTTGCAACAGGTTTGTAACGTTTTGCcatcttttgaacaatCGTCAAAGATTATAACagactttttcaatactgAACTGGAAACTAATGAAGTTAGTGAAGTATTAGATAAAACCAAAATAATAAACGATTTCACTTCCTCGTTTCTTCCAAGTGACGAACTGTTACCCAACGGTGAAAGGCGGATTGAAAAGTTATTACCATcgacaaagaaaaactattATAAGATTGGAGTTATTTTGATGATACTGTGTATTCGCCATTTCTACAAAAATACTCCGGAAGAGATAGAGAAATTTCTCATCATGCTGACGGGACTGTCAACAGCTAAAGTATATTTCATTGAACGCGCTCAATTTCTCTTATTGAAATACTATCATCGAGAACTAATTTGGGCGTGTGGAGACGATTCGCATATGATTAGTCTAGTTGACTTATTATGCAGCACGGCAATTATGCTGGGTTTACACTTGAATATAAGAgaaatatacaaaaatcaagaaaatattgtGGGGAGTATGGAaagtttggaaaatttgtGGGTTTGGATTATATTATCAGATTTCAATGTTTCTTTAAATATTGGGAGATGTTTGGCGATTAACTCATCCTATTTTCAAGTCGATGAATGCGAGAATGGTGAGAGGTTGCCTAAAAATACAAACAATTATTCATCGACGGTTTTTTTCGATCAGTCAAATTCCTGCATGGGCAAGCTTAAAAGGTTTTTAAGATTAGCTCGACCAATGCTAGATCAAATTTATGATAGAAGCGCATTTCCAGACTTAGCCgaaaattgtaaaaaacTAAGAAACTTTGTAGAGACTGAATTCCACCCAATATCATATTACACTGACAGTGAGTTAATATCTAAAGTTCCTTTGTGCGAGATTAAAGTGCTTGCGCAggttttgaatttgttgtTGACGTTTTATTCCTTGAGGTATTTGATttacaaggaaaaaagcGTTGTTTTAGAGAACAACATCCTGCAAACCATTTTGGTCTCTTTTTCCCTTGTCATCAATACGACCATACTGTGTTTTAACCTAGATGAGAAGCATTTTCCTGAGTTTTTTGATCATAATTGCGTTCATTTACCGCCATTTATGGCCTTGTCTTTAGTATACAcaaatttcctttttcctaGGGCCTCTACTGGCTTTTGTGCGTTTTTGTATCATAAGTTAACTCTTTTTGAGAAGGGCTATTATCTATCATCCAACATCAAAGATCAAGAAGTCACAGATTGGGATTTGTCAACCTTGAATATCCCGTTGGATAAAGCTATGAACTTACTTACTGCTTTCAAAATACATTCAGATATATTTGCTAAATGGTCTAATGATAACAACAAGCAGTTAAGAATTATTATGGCTCGCTCTTATACATTTGTTATCAACATCGCCCTGGAAAGCATATATAGAGctgttttggaaaaagTAATCAAATATAGAACCGAGGTCGAAAACACATGGTTACAACAACTCCAAGACGAATTGAATGGGTCCTATTCGCTCACTGACAATGTAAATACTCCAATCGATCCCAGTTTAAGTGACCTGGGCGTCACAAGCGCCAGTCCATTGGCGGGAAATTCTCCAGGATTACCCCCGGAGGAAGTGCGAAATAACAGCGAAAACGCTTCGCATAACAATGAAACTGGGCCAATTGAGACTGAACTGGCACAGACAATATCCAACGAATTTTGGACGGCGTACAACCTTGGCTGGGAGGAACTAATGAGTCAGCCAGattataaatatttatttgataCGCAGTAG
- the MED4 gene encoding Med4p (Subunit of the RNA polymerase II mediator complex; associates with core polymerase subunits to form the RNA polymerase II holoenzyme; essential for transcriptional regulation), giving the protein MSVQDTKAVEFSMGHIRSSSVSLVAEATSNTNSEDKLSKVQLYEDLCRYEDTLSKLVESVDRFKPNLDIAKDLIRTDEALFENVKLLAEYDNIYRNLQKIDKDSEELDSKTRKILEILNECHDELKALPMLEQVEFEKNTILQQRSKINSTELLDYATKLSKFTKIPPTFDKGAVGPNNFIWPAEDALRRGMLAMASLHSKELTRIPGEEVEETEVPTVPPSQSEEQKGQMAKKEGTPKTDSFIFDGTAKEVGDEADNTKDKEKEENNDDALDLDLDLFDPDDF; this is encoded by the coding sequence ATGTCTGTCCAAGATACTAAAGCGGTAGAGTTTTCTATGGGTCACATCAGATCATCCTCTGTATCCCTGGTAGCAGAGGCTACTTCAAACACGAATAGTGAAGACAAATTATCTAAGGTCCAACTCTACGAAGATTTGTGCCGGTACGAGGATACATTGAGTAAGTTGGTGGAATCTGTAGATCGTTTCAAACCAAACCTTGATATTGCCAAGGATTTGATCAGAACTGATGAGGCCTTGTTTGAAAACGTCAAACTGTTAGCTGAATATGACAATATCTACCGCAACTTACAGAAGATTGACAAAGACTCTGAAGAACTAGATTCTAAAACCAGGAAGATATTGGAAATTCTAAATGAATGTCATGACGAGTTAAAAGCACTACCGATGCTTGAACAAGTAGAGTTCGAGAAAAACACAATTTTACAGCAAAGATCGAAAATCAATTCGACAGAGTTGTTGGATTATGCCACCAAACTCTCCAAGTTTACCAAAATACCACCAACGTTCGACAAGGGAGCTGTGGGACCCAACAATTTTATATGGCCCGCAGAGGATGCCCTACGAAGAGGAATGCTTGCTATGGCCTCATTACATAGTAAAGAGCTAACTAGAATACCCGGTGAAGAAGTAGAAGAAACAGAAGTACCGACCGTACCGCCATCTCAAAgtgaagaacaaaaagggCAGATGGCCAAGAAAGAAGGTACACCAAAGACAGACTCGTTTATATTTGATGGTACTGCTAAAGAAGTTGGTGATGAGGCAGACAATAccaaagataaagaaaaggaagaaaataatgatgatgcCCTAGATCTTGATCTTGATCTGTTTGATCCGGACGACTTCTAG
- the DCS2 gene encoding 5'-(N(7)-methyl 5'-triphosphoguanosine)-(mRNA) diphosphatase (m(7)GpppX pyrophosphatase regulator; non-essential, stress induced regulatory protein; modulates m7G-oligoribonucleotide metabolism; inhibits Dcs1p; regulated by Msn2p, Msn4p, and the Ras-cAMP-cAPK signaling pathway; mutant has increased aneuploidy tolerance; DCS2 has a paralog, DCS1, that arose from the whole genome duplication), translated as MGSQDLASLIGRFKYVRVLDSNPHTKVISLLGSIDGKDAVLTAEKTHFIFDETVRRPSQSGRSTPIFFHREIDEYSFLNGITDLKELTSNDIYYWGLSVLKQHILHNPTAKVNLIWPASQFHIKGYDQQDLHVVRETPDMYRNIVVPFIQEMCTSERMKWVNNILYEGAEDDRVVYKEYSSRNKEDGFVILPDMKWDGINIDSLYLVAIVYRDDIKSLRDLNPNHRDWLIRLNKKIKTIIPQHYDYNVNPDELRVFIHYQPSYYHFHVHIVNIRHPGVGEERGSGMTILLEDVIEALGFLGPEGYMKKTLTYVIGENHDLWKKGFKEEVEKQLKHDGIATSPEKGSGFNTNLG; from the coding sequence aTGGGTTCCCAAGATTTAGCTAGTTTAATTGGGAGGTTTAAATACGTCAGGGTGTTAGATTCGAACCCTCATACAAAGGTAATCTCACTACTAGGCAGCATAGATGGGAAGGATGCCGTGTTAACTGCTGAAAAGACGCATTTCATATTTGATGAAACGGTACGTAGACCCTCTCAAAGTGGCCGTAGCACTCCGATTTTCTTTCATCGTGAAATAGACGAGTACTCCTTTTTAAACGGTATTACTGATCTGAAGGAATTAACTTCGAATGACATCTACTACTGGGGGTTGTCTGTTTTGAAGCAGCATATTTTGCATAACCCAACTGCGAAGGTTAACTTAATTTGGCCCGCCTCGCAGTTCCACATCAAGGGATACGACCAGCAGGATTTACATGTCGTCAGAGAAACTCCTGATATGTATAGAAACATAGTTGTGCCCTTTATCCAAGAGATGTGTACCAGCGAAAGAATGAAATGGGTAAACAACATTCTTTACGAGGGCGCCGAGGATGATAGAGTTGTTTATAAGGAATACAGTAGCAGGAATAAAGAGGATGGATTCGTCATCTTGCCCGATATGAAGTGGGACGGAATCAACATTGATTCGTTATACCTGGTCGCGATCGTGTACAGGGACGACATCAAATCTTTGAGAGATTTGAACCCAAACCATAGAGATTGGTTAATTAGACTCAATAAGAAGATTAAGACCATCATCCCCCAGCACTATGACTATAATGTAAACCCGGACGAGCTAAGAGTTTTCATTCATTATCAACCTTCATATTACCATTTTCATGTCCATATAGTGAATATAAGGCATCCAGGAGTAGGCGAGGAGAGAGGCTCCGGAATGACAATACTGTTGGAAGATGTTATAGAAGCGTTGGGTTTCTTAGGTCCTGAAGGTTATATGAAGAAGACGCTTACTTATGTCATTGGTGAAAATCATGATTTATGGAAAAAGGGCTTTAaggaagaagttgaaaagcAACTGAAGCATGATGGTATCGCAACCAGTCCTGAAAAAGGCTCTGGGTTCAATACCAATTTGGGTTGA